A genomic stretch from Prochlorococcus marinus str. MIT 9312 includes:
- a CDS encoding MBL fold metallo-hydrolase: MTFEATYLGSNGWFINFKKTNLIIDPWLKGDLIFPPGEWFFKGSLEQDISINKDVDIILLTQGLPDHCHIPTLEMFRKDIPIICPRSASGILEKIGFTSIAILKPNEKTQQFNLSFEATAGAPVPQIENGYIVRDDEDNSFYIEPHGYLDENLDKQNLDAVITPTKNLELPLVGSFVKGAEVIPKLINKFNPKFILSSTVGGDAKYSGFLNNFISVQDYKEELNCNLINLESMQSIMI; encoded by the coding sequence ATGACTTTTGAGGCGACCTACCTTGGATCAAATGGTTGGTTTATAAATTTTAAAAAAACTAATTTAATTATTGATCCTTGGCTCAAAGGAGATTTAATTTTTCCACCTGGAGAATGGTTTTTCAAAGGCTCATTAGAACAAGATATTTCGATCAATAAAGATGTAGATATCATTTTATTAACCCAAGGATTACCTGACCACTGTCATATTCCTACATTAGAAATGTTTAGAAAGGATATTCCCATAATTTGTCCTAGAAGTGCTAGTGGAATATTAGAAAAAATTGGTTTTACTTCAATTGCGATTCTAAAGCCGAATGAAAAAACTCAACAATTTAATTTAAGTTTTGAAGCTACTGCTGGGGCTCCAGTCCCACAAATAGAAAATGGATATATTGTTAGAGACGATGAAGATAATAGCTTTTATATAGAACCCCATGGATATCTTGATGAAAATTTAGACAAACAAAATCTTGATGCAGTAATAACACCTACAAAAAATTTAGAATTACCCTTAGTAGGTTCTTTTGTAAAAGGTGCAGAGGTAATACCTAAATTGATTAATAAATTTAATCCGAAATTTATACTCTCAAGTACCGTTGGGGGGGATGCAAAATATTCAGGTTTTTTAAATAACTTTATTTCAGTACAAGATTATAAAGAAGAATTGAATTGTAATCTTATTAATTTAGAGAGTATGCAATCTATTATGATTTAA